TCAAGGCAATCCCATACCGTTGCAAAAGCTGGATATGATTTTCGAGAAGTTTTACCGTCTGGACTCATCCCGTTCCAGCCATACAGGCGGAGCCGGATTGGGCCTGGCCATAGCCAAGGAAATCGTTACCGCCCATGGCGGTACTATCACGGCAGAGAGCAGCGAAGAACATACTGTATTTACTGTGACTCTTCCGATTCCGGATAGTGAAATAAGAAAATCTTAAGAATTTCATAAGATGGAATTTCGATATCGCTCATTGTTCTGTGATAAAATAACATCACTACAGGACAAGGAGTTGCTCTATTATGGTAGGAAAAGTAAAAAAGAAAAAATCAAAAGTGCGAATATTAGTGTCATTTTTGCTGATTGCTGTCATAGCCTCTTTTACATATAAATCAATCATTAGCCTTGAACGTCAGTATTTGCTTGAAAAAAATTCCGGTAGCAGGACTATGCCGGTGCCATCGTTAAAGAAAACGCCGGATTATGCCGCCCATATATCTTTAGAAAGCCTGAACAGTCCCCATGCGATCCTGATCCGTTTAAAAGATCATGCCGTTTTAATGCAGAAGAATAGCGCAGGGAAAATCTATCCGGCTTCTTTGACTAAAATGATGACGGCCATTGTCGCAATAGAAAACTTGCCAGATATGCACCAAAGGATTAAGCTTCCTAAATCTATTTTTCAAAAGCTGTATAAAGCGGATGCGGCAATGGCGGGTTTCCAACCGGATGAAGAAGTCATGGCAATCGACCTTGCTTATGGGGCGTTGCTGCCGAGCGGTGCGGAGTGTTGTATTGGGCTTAGCCGTCAAATCGCCGGCTCGGAGAAGAATTTTGTGAATATGATGAATCAAAAGGCGTCATATCTTGGTATGAATAATACCCATTTTGAGAATGCTACGGGACTTCACGACAAAAACCATTATACAACAGTCAAAGACATGTCTATTCTTCTTAGCTATGCGCTGCAGAACGATACTTTCCGGGAAATTTTCACTTCATCCAGATATACCGTTCATCCCACAAATAAGCATCCTGATGGTATAACTTTTTACAGCACGATGTTTAAAGAGCTCAAATATAGGGGCATTACCGGAGGAAAGATTTTAGGTGGGAAAACGGGGTATACCGACGAGGCCGGCCTTTGTCTTGCGAGCCTCGCTGAAGAAGGCAAGCAAGAATATATTCTGGTTACAGCCGGTGCTAAGGGAGACAACAAATCCGAGCAATACAATATTACTGATGCATTATCCGTATATAACAGTTTGGGAGAGAAATAAGTTATTCATAAAATTTTAATAAGCTGAGATTCCGGCATAAAATATTTCACTCAACTGACTTCAAAGACTCGATCATATCGATTTTTTTTAGCTTAAAATAGGTAACGGCTTGCATGATTATGGAAAATGCCATTGTAATCAGCGACGGCCATACAAAACTGAGCCATTTTATATTTCTGAAATATACAACTGTGTCTCCTTCGATAAATCCCATGACAAAATGATGAAGTCCTATCCCCAGAATCAAACCTACACCAATGCTGATCAACGTTAATATAAAGGCTTCACGGTAAATATATTCATTCGTTTCGCCATCTGTAAATCCAAGCACTTTAAGGGTGGCAATCTCGCGTTTGCGTTCGCTGATATTTATCGATGTCAGATTATAAAGGACGATTACCGCCAGTATTGACGCAATACAAACAAGCAAAACGACTACATTGTTAAGGCCTGTATTTCCTTGA
The DNA window shown above is from Clostridiales bacterium and carries:
- a CDS encoding D-alanyl-D-alanine carboxypeptidase; this translates as MVGKVKKKKSKVRILVSFLLIAVIASFTYKSIISLERQYLLEKNSGSRTMPVPSLKKTPDYAAHISLESLNSPHAILIRLKDHAVLMQKNSAGKIYPASLTKMMTAIVAIENLPDMHQRIKLPKSIFQKLYKADAAMAGFQPDEEVMAIDLAYGALLPSGAECCIGLSRQIAGSEKNFVNMMNQKASYLGMNNTHFENATGLHDKNHYTTVKDMSILLSYALQNDTFREIFTSSRYTVHPTNKHPDGITFYSTMFKELKYRGITGGKILGGKTGYTDEAGLCLASLAEEGKQEYILVTAGAKGDNKSEQYNITDALSVYNSLGEK